Proteins encoded together in one Betta splendens unplaced genomic scaffold, fBetSpl5.4 scaffold_24, whole genome shotgun sequence window:
- the LOC121202050 gene encoding uncharacterized protein LOC121202050 isoform X26, which produces MGWSFASNLEAKVQNTAADTLSSEEVPQSPSFSEMQAKTQETGADTLSSEEVPQSPSLSHMQSLQEAGVFHSMKTIKSEPLVNYTDSDDESPSISPDQLKSTCQMTRQLDLDEHFDFTSDPSGEEYIPGTSEESSDSTDTSIALTPVKQAKILKLCNLKMDGNKGDSPKNLNKSMKQKHNRGRPQKKGSNLGRKRKLHSSDSPSTSCSSKSRGADNLNSLSELKDSLPVCTSSPSKHEVIDDSVFIPGVCKKEDGSRLYNKKQYCLYCKSGYIKMARHWERAHHNKPDVALALSFPKGSKERRLHLEHVRNRGNFAHNVEVLNTGTGKLVSRKQPKKDCSGKDFLHCVYCHGLFTKKVLWRHRKICKFNTGVEQKLGKTRIQALCALAVKPPPGVREEVWKLLNKMVQDEVYHAVKADSMIMEFGEHLCNRFGHDVAKHEYIRQKMRELGRLLICSKKITSLKTIQEHVKPSNFMHVIRSVKHLAGHDGETNTYKCPSLALKIGYTLSKISMLVESQANVQGNKSAAKEACAFRQIYESRWHEMISAASLRTLQESKWNSPLLLPFTKDVQTLHSYLDQKQKQYLDELSKESSSQMWTQLTKVTLTQVILFNRRRAGEVSHMSLSAYLCKNRSNPQEDMNEALSDLEKKLCQHFRRIEIRGKRGRKVPVLLTPAMQTTIDLLVSKRKDCGVLQENPYLFARPCAMTCYRGSDCLRHFAKVCGAKTPETLTSTKLRKQTATLSQVLNLSNTELDQLAGFLGHDIRIHRQFYRLPEGTLQLAKISKVLLALEQGRMTEFKGKSLDDIIINPEENAHEDSDNEAASESEPQENVDEDNDSGAACGSGSQESVDVLDDSINGAACKSQECLVKCNQTEDGKATLTDVSDSAPHQSFMATTYKSPKQIGRQVFKRRKWENEEVQAVERHLMHFITSCRVPGKLEIDKCLGVENVALKDRDWLSIKFYVKNRITALKRKAFETGL; this is translated from the exons gctaaaacacaagaaacgggcgctgatacactgtcatcagaggaggtaCCTCAGAGCCCTTCCCTCTCCCATATGCAG AGTTTACAAGAAGCAGGAGTCTTTCATTCAATGAAAACTATAAAATCAGAACCGCTTGTGAACTACACTGATTCTGATGATGAGAGTCCATCCATAAGTCCTGACCAATTGAAGTCAACATGCCAG atGACAAGACAACTAGATTTGGATGAGCACTTTGACTTTACATCCGATCCTAGTGGTGAGGAATATATTCCTGGGACAAGTGAAGAGTCTTCTGATAGTACAGACACAAGCATAGCTCTCACGCCAGTTAAACAGGCAAAGATATTAAAACTTTGCAACCTAAAAATGGATGGTAACAAAGGTGATTCAccaaaaaatctaaataagtCCATGAAGCAAAAGCACAACAGAGGGCGCCcacaaaaaaaaggaagcaaCTTGGGTAGGAAACGTAAACTTCATTCTTCAGACAGTCCTTCAACCAGTTGCTCATCGAAAAGTAGAGGGGCAGACAATCTAAACTCACTAAGTGAACTCAAGGACAGCCTACCTGTTTGTACCTCTTCCCCCTCTAAACATGAAGTGATTGATGATTCTGTCTTCATACCTGGTGTATGCAAGAAGGAAGATGGGTCAAGATtgtacaacaaaaaacaatactGTTTGTATTGCAAGTCTGGATATATAAAAATGGCAAGGCATTGGGAACGTGCTCATCACAATAAACCAGATGTTGCACTGGCTTTGTCCTTCCCTAAAGGCTCCAAAGAAAGACGGCTACATCTAGAGCATGTAAGAAACAGAGGAAACTTTGCACACAATGTTGAAGTATTGAATACTGGGACTGGAAAGCTTGTTTCtcgaaaacaaccaaaaaaGGACTGTTCAGGAAAAGATTTCTTGCATTGTGTATATTGTCATGGCCTTTTCACCAAGAAAGTCCTGTGGCGACACAGGAAGATCTGCAAGTTCAACACTGGTGTTGAACAAAAACTTGGTAAAACCCGTATTCAGGCACTCTGTGCACTTGCTGTAAAACCGCCACCTGGTGTCAGAGAAGAGGTTTGGAAGTTGTTGAACAAGATGGTCCAAGATGAAGTATATCATGCTGTTAAAGCTGACTCTATGATCATGGAGTTTGGTGAGCATCTTTGCAACAGATTCGGACATGATGTTGCCAAACATGAATATATTCGCCAGAAAATGAGAGAGCTCGGAAGGCTTCTAATATGCTCAAAGAAAATCACTTCATTGAAAACAATTCAAGAACACGTCAAGCCCTCAAATTTCATGCATGTCATTAGGTCAGTAAAACATCTAGCGGGTCATGATGGTGAAACCAATACATACAAGTGCCCAAGTCTTGCCCTCAAAATTGGATACACTTTATCAAAAATTTCAATGCTTGTTGAAAGTCAAGCTAACGTACAGGGCAACAAGAGTGCAGCAAAAGAAGCTTGTGCTTTTCGACAAATCTATGAAAGCAGATGGCATGAAATGATATCGGCTGCATCCCTGAGAACATTGCAGGAGTCTAAGTGGAATTCTCCTCTTTTGCTCCCGTTTACAAAAGACGTCCAGACTCTCCATTCTTATTTAGATCAGAAGCAAAAACAATACTTGGATGAGTTGTCCAAAGAAAGCTCCTCTCAGATGTGGACACAGCTCACCAAGGTAACTCTGACGCAAGTCATTCTGTTCAACCGGCGAAGAGCAGGGGAGGTGTCTCACATGTCCTTATCAGCATATTTGTGCAAAAATCGATCAAACCCTCAAGAAGATATGAATGAGGCCCTCTCTGATCTAGAGAAGAAGCTATGTCAACATTTCAGGAGAATAGAAATAAGagggaaaagaggaagaaaagtgcCTGTGCTTCTCACCCCAGCAATGCAGACAACAATAGATCTGCTTGTCAGCAAGCGCAAAGATTGTGGAGTTCTGCAGGAAAACCCTTACTTGTTTGCAAGACCATGTGCAATGACCTGTTACCGTGGGTCAGATTGCCTTCGACATTTTGCCAAGGTCTGTGGTGCAAAAACACCAGAAACTCTCACTTCTACAAAACTGCGTAAACAAACAGCAACCCTATCTCAAGTTCTAAACCTCAGCAATACAGAACTAGATCAGTTAGCTGGTTTTCTTGGACATGACATACGAATACACAGGCAGTTCTACAGACTTCCTGAGGGCACCCTCCAGCTTGCCAAAATTAGCAAAGTCCTTTTGGCTCTGGAACAGGGACGCATGACAGAATTCAAGGGCAAAAGccttgatgacatcatcattaaTCCAGAGG AAAATGCACACGAGGACAGTGACAATGAGGCAGCAAGTGAGTCAGAGCCACAAG AGAATGTGGATGAGGACAATGACAGTGGAGCAGCATGTGGGTCAGGGTCACAAG AGAGTGTGGATGTACTTGACGACAGCATCAATGGGGCAGCATGTAAGTCACAAG agtgtCTGGTTAAATGTAATCAGACTGAAGATGGCAAGGCTACACTGACGGATGTTAGTGATTCAGCACCACATCAAAGTTTCATGGCTACAACATATAAGTCACCAAAACAAATAG GTCGCCAAGTTTTCAAAAGAAGGAAATGGGAGAATGAAGAGGTACAAGCTGTTGAAAGACATCTGATGCACTTCATTACCTCATGCCGTGTTCCAGGAAAACTTGAAATTGATAAGTGTCTTGGGGTTGAAAATGTGGCGCTGAAAGACAGGGACTGGTTGTCCATAAAGTTTTATGTCAAGAACCGTATAACAGCTTTGAAAAGAAAGGCCTTTGAAACTGGCCTCTGA